The sequence below is a genomic window from Chryseobacterium foetidum.
TTTCTTATTTGATGAAAGATGTGTTTTTAATTATTGGATTAATTCTAATACACTTTTCGTTACTATGGATTTCAGTAGCGCAATATCAAATGAGTAACAGTTGGCGCATCGGTATCGATGAAAATAATAAAACCGAATTAATAACAAAAGGATTATTCTCTTACAGCCGGAACCCGATTTTTTTGGGAATGATAATCAGCGTGACGGGAATATTTTTTATACTATCCAATACGGTTACATTTTTCCTGATGCTTGCTACCTATATCGTTATTCAAATTCAGATAAGATTGGAAGAAGAGTTTTTGGAAAAACAACATGGAGAACAATATTTAATTTATAAAAAAACAACTAAAAGACTACTCTAATGGAACACAAACATAAATACGATGCACAAGGCAAACAGCTTTGCTGCACACCACAGGAAGAAAAAATATATACCGATGCCAATGCTAAAAAATTATTGGAGAAGCATCACAACAATGACGGTCACAATCATAAACATAGCGATGATGACGGTCACAACCACGGAAGTACCGACAAATCTACCTTTCAAATGTTTTTACCTGCCATTATCAGTTTTGTCTTACTGATGATTGCAATTGCTTTTGATAATTGGTTAACGCAATCCTGGTTCACAGGTTGGATTAGGATTATTTGGTACATCGTTGCCTATGCGCCTGTTGGATTTCCTGTGATTAAAGAAGCATATGAGAGCATCCGCAAAAGCGATGTTTTTTCAGAATTTTTATTGATGAGCATTGCTACTATCGGAGCTTTTGCTATTGGCGAATATCCTGAAGGTGTTGCCGTAATGTTGTTTTATTCGGTTGGCGAAGTGTTTCAAAATTTGGCGGTTACAAGAGCAAAAGCCAACATCAAAACCTTGCTTGACCAAAGACCCGATGAAGTAACTATTTTAGAAAATAACCAACCTAAAACCGTAAAAGCAGAAACCGTAAACATCGGTACTATCATTCAATTAAAACCCGGAGAAAAATTAGGATTGGATGGCGAATTGTTATCCGAAACGGCAGCATTCAACACCGCTGCATTAACAGGAGAAAGCAAGCCCGATACCAAAACAAACGGCGAAACCGTTTTGGCTGGAACGATAAATTTAAACACCGTAACACAAGTAAAAGTAACCACAGCATATACCGATAGCAAGCTTTCAAAGATTTTGGAATTGGTACAAAACGCTACTGCTCAAAAAGCACCAACAGAATTATTCATCAGAAAATTTGCAAAAATTTACACACCAATTGTTGTGTTATTGGCAGTGCTTATTACTGTTTTTCCTTACTTTTTTGTTGATGATTATTTGTTCAGTCAATGGTTATACAGAGCGTTGGTTTTCCTTGTTATTTCTTGTCCTTGTGCTTTGGTTATTAGTATTCCTTTAGGATATTTTGGTGGAATTGGTTCAGCTTCTAAAAATGGAATTTTATTCAAAGGAAGTAACTTTTTAGACGTAATTGCGGGTATTCAGAATGTTGTGATGGATAAAACCGGAACAATGACCGAAGGCGTTTTCAAGGTACAGGAAGTTAATTTAAAACCTGAATTGAATAAAGATGAAATTCTGAAATTGGTAAATGCTTTGGAAAGCCAGAGTACACATCCGGTTGCTACCGCCATTCATCAATATGTAGGAGAAATCGACAATTCCATAAAATTAGAAAACACAGAAGAAATCGCAGGTCACGGTTTAAAAGCTACCGTAAACGGAAAAGAATTATTGGTAGGAAATTTCAAACTGATGGACAATTTCAATATCAGTTATGATTTAGACCCAAGTACTATTGTGTACACTTTAATCGCCATTGCTTACGATGGCAAATTTGCAGGTTACATTACCGTTGCCGATAGTATAAAAGAAGATGCGCAGATTACAATTGACAAACTAAAAGCATTAGGCGTAAAAACTACAATGCTGAGCGGAGATAAAAGCACGGTGGTAAAATTTGTTGCCGATAAATTAGGAATTAGTAATGCCTTTGGCGATTTATTGCCGGAAGACAAAGTAAATAAAGTAAAAGAAATCAAAGCCAAAAACGAAACCGTAGCATTTGTTGGCGATGGCGTGAATGATGCGCCTGTAGTAGCTTTGAGCGATGTAGGTATTGCAATGGGCGGTTTAGGAAGTGATGCCACTATTGAAACTGCTGATGTAGTCATTCAGGATGATAAGCCAAGCAAAATCCCAATGGCAATCAATATCGGAAAGCAAACCAAGAAAATAGTTTGGCAGAATATCATTTTAGCATTTGTAGTAAAAGGAATTGTACTCGTTTTGGGAGCAGGTGGTTTAGCCACAATGTGGGAAGCTGTTTTTGCAGATGTTGGTGTAGCATTATTGGCAATTTTAAACGCTGTAAGAATACAAAGGATGAAATTTTAAATAAGATAATTATCATAAATGTGATGAGCATAACGTTTATGTAGGTAAATCCTAATATTAGCAGTTTATAAAAGACATAAAAGTCCGTTTCACAGGATGTGAAAACGGACTTTCTGCTGCTTTTTTAAAATATGGTTTGGTTTGTTACAATACAAAAATCGTATTTCATAAATTTCACCTGTTAGTTGTTCATCTTCTGCCTTGGCAACCCAATCTCATGCTCTTGCGGATAGGGTTTTCTGAAAGTCATGCTGACATCTTCCTTCAGGCTTCTCGCTGCTTCGCCTGATTTAATTTTATCCATGGAATAACGTGGATCGGGAATAAACGGCATTTTAGTCATTTTATGAATCGTGATCGTTGGGAAGTGGAAATCCACTTCGGCAGTACCTAATAGCAGGTAACAACCACCGCCCTGAAAAGGATATTGCTCTAAGCAATTAGGGATATACCATAATACCATAAGTCTCGCCTTGCGTTTTATGAATTTAAAAAGGGAACTTTTCAATATTGCTCTAAGAATGTTGTCCAAGGAGTTAAAGCATTTAGAGATGAATCAATTTATTAAGCGTACCATACTTGATTCTCATCCGGTGAAGATAGAATATACTTAAACAGAAAAGAGAAAAGCCTAAATAGAGTTATTAAAGAAATGGCTGGCTGGGGAATTGGCTATAGAGAAAGATTGTTAGAAGGAGATATCAATAAAAACGAGTAAATTAGCTAATAGAAAAACCGAATATTTTACAATTTAATTAAGAAAAAACATTTATGAAATACGGTAGAAAAATTAAATCATTCAGTGAAATTAGTAACTTCGATTTTATCCCACAGCTTAAAGAGTATATAAAAAGAGAGATCGAAGGTAAGTCAAAGGATTACATACTCGGAGTTGATGAAGAGGAATTTAAGTCCTACTTGATTGATAAGCATAAATTAGAATCTTTAGCAATAGATTTTAATAACGAAATCGTCCCACCTCCACTAGTGACAAAAGAATGGGTTGAAGATAGATTTTACAGAGAAAAATACGAAACTGATGTTTACATTTTCACGGTACAATATCCATTTATAGGTTCAGCGGATTTGTTTAGAGTTCAACCTAGTTCTTGGATTATGACATCAGCTGAAATTACTGTAGATGAGCATGATTCATTAGTTTCGTTTGATTTTAAACTATATAAACAAGATCCAGAGGAATTTTTGCAAACAAAAGCAGAATATAAAAGGAAAGTATTTGCTAACTTAGATAGTGCTAATCAAATAGCACAAGGTTGGATGCAATCCTTACCTTCTTTAGTTGATTCGTTATTTTCTGAACAAAAAAATAAATATCAAAAGGAAAATGATTTTTTTACTGCCATCAATGTAAAGGTAGATCCTGATACGACATCTCTTTTTACTGCTCCAACGATAAAGAAAAAAGTCATCCCACAGCCCATTGTTTCTGAAAATAAAGAGTTTTCCTCTGAGCCCATGATGGCAAAGGAAATGTATAACGATATACTTAAAGTCATCTATGATTTAGGAAAAAGTATGGAAAAAAAGCCATCTACATACAAAGACAAGGATGAAGAGGGTATAAGAGATCAATTTTTACTGGTTTTAGAAACTCGATATGATGCAACAACAGCCAGTGGTGAAACATTTAACCGTGGTGGTAAAACTGATATTATTCTGAAATATGCTCCGGATGCGAGCAATTTGTTTGTAGCTGAATGTAAATTTTGGCATGGAGCATCAGAGTTTCACAGCGCTATTTCCCAGCTTTTCGATCGTTATCTTACATGGAGAGATTCTAAGGTTGCAATTTTGCTTTTTGTACAAAACAAAGATTTTACTAAAGTACTGCAGACAATCAAAAATGAAATTGGAGATCATCCGTATTTTCGTAAGCATGTTGGAGAAAGAGGAGAGAGTTCATTAAGCTATGAATTTTGTTTACCACAGGATGAAAATAAAACTGTTTACTTGGAAGTAATGGCATTCCATTTTGATAAATAATCTTCACATTTTATTAATTATGTTGGAAAATTTAAATATTTCACCTGAAATTCTTAGAGGATTTTCAACAGGTGTTTTGAGTGCAATAATATCAGGCTTAGCAGTATACCTTGTTGAAAGTGTTAAAAATCGTAGATTAAAAAGAGATAATGTAAGACTTGTTCAAGAGGGGGAAGAAGTAAAATCGTATTATTCAAAACAGTTAGAAGAACTTAAAAAAGATCATCAACTCGATTTACAAAAAAGAAATATCGATACGAAAGTAAAACTAAGTCCTACTCGAATTTTTTTGCTTAGGTTGATGAAATGAATACAGAAATAAATATTAAAGGTGGAGAAAAAATGTAGATGTATATAGCTGAATACACTAAAAATCTGATGAGATCTTTTACAGATAAAGAGAAACAAAAAGCTACAGTAAACTACCAAAGGAAGACGTAAACGTTAATGATGGATGCAAGCAAAGGACTG
It includes:
- a CDS encoding methyltransferase family protein, whose amino-acid sequence is MMILKFYLPVYLVLYMMVAFVLPSYRTYKQTGINPVTFGKTDNAHDYIGFVMKVLIALLFVAVFIYSFSDKIYQYLVPISYLMKDVFLIIGLILIHFSLLWISVAQYQMSNSWRIGIDENNKTELITKGLFSYSRNPIFLGMIISVTGIFFILSNTVTFFLMLATYIVIQIQIRLEEEFLEKQHGEQYLIYKKTTKRLL
- a CDS encoding heavy metal translocating P-type ATPase; protein product: MEHKHKYDAQGKQLCCTPQEEKIYTDANAKKLLEKHHNNDGHNHKHSDDDGHNHGSTDKSTFQMFLPAIISFVLLMIAIAFDNWLTQSWFTGWIRIIWYIVAYAPVGFPVIKEAYESIRKSDVFSEFLLMSIATIGAFAIGEYPEGVAVMLFYSVGEVFQNLAVTRAKANIKTLLDQRPDEVTILENNQPKTVKAETVNIGTIIQLKPGEKLGLDGELLSETAAFNTAALTGESKPDTKTNGETVLAGTINLNTVTQVKVTTAYTDSKLSKILELVQNATAQKAPTELFIRKFAKIYTPIVVLLAVLITVFPYFFVDDYLFSQWLYRALVFLVISCPCALVISIPLGYFGGIGSASKNGILFKGSNFLDVIAGIQNVVMDKTGTMTEGVFKVQEVNLKPELNKDEILKLVNALESQSTHPVATAIHQYVGEIDNSIKLENTEEIAGHGLKATVNGKELLVGNFKLMDNFNISYDLDPSTIVYTLIAIAYDGKFAGYITVADSIKEDAQITIDKLKALGVKTTMLSGDKSTVVKFVADKLGISNAFGDLLPEDKVNKVKEIKAKNETVAFVGDGVNDAPVVALSDVGIAMGGLGSDATIETADVVIQDDKPSKIPMAINIGKQTKKIVWQNIILAFVVKGIVLVLGAGGLATMWEAVFADVGVALLAILNAVRIQRMKF
- a CDS encoding winged helix-turn-helix transcriptional regulator, with the translated sequence MRFMNLKRELFNIALRMLSKELKHLEMNQFIKRTILDSHPVKIEYT